A window of Hymenobacter aerilatus contains these coding sequences:
- a CDS encoding NAD(P)/FAD-dependent oxidoreductase, producing MDVLIIGGGLAGLAAALDLRQRGYTVLLVERKTYPFHKVCGEYVSKEVVPYLHRLGAPPEPLGPAAISRLQVSAPNGTLLSAPLRLGGFGVSRYRLDHYLAELAQARGVVVEQGATVTAVAYDAATDQHHVTLADGRTLTARLVLGTYGKRANLDRQLQRPFFQQRSPYLGVKYHLRLPGHTRDLISLHNFADGYAGFSAIEEDKLCFCYLTTRHNLKTYGTIPELEAQVLMRNPHLRAILTNAEQLYPQPEVINEISFAPKSCVEDHVLLCGDAAGLITPLCGNGMAMALHGACLAAKHAHQFLQGHSSRVALETAYARSWQQQFGARLRVGRLVQRLFGQPHLSNWVVGGLRHWPGAVQALVARTHGQPF from the coding sequence TTGGATGTTCTCATAATCGGCGGCGGATTAGCGGGGCTGGCGGCGGCCCTCGACCTACGGCAGCGTGGCTACACGGTGCTACTAGTGGAGCGCAAGACCTATCCATTTCATAAGGTATGCGGGGAGTACGTTTCTAAGGAAGTAGTGCCGTATCTCCACCGTTTAGGAGCACCACCCGAGCCGTTAGGTCCTGCTGCTATTAGCCGGCTGCAAGTGAGTGCGCCAAACGGGACCCTCCTTTCGGCTCCGCTCCGGCTGGGTGGCTTTGGCGTGAGTCGGTACCGCCTCGACCACTACCTGGCCGAGTTGGCCCAGGCACGCGGCGTGGTGGTAGAGCAAGGCGCTACCGTAACCGCCGTGGCCTATGATGCCGCCACTGACCAGCACCATGTGACACTGGCCGATGGCCGGACGCTGACCGCCCGGCTGGTGCTGGGCACCTACGGTAAGCGCGCCAACCTGGACCGGCAGCTGCAACGGCCCTTCTTTCAGCAACGCTCGCCCTACCTGGGCGTGAAGTACCACCTGCGCCTCCCCGGCCACACCCGCGACCTGATTTCCTTGCACAACTTTGCCGATGGTTACGCAGGCTTTTCAGCCATTGAGGAAGACAAGCTGTGCTTCTGCTACCTCACTACCCGCCACAACCTGAAAACCTACGGCACTATTCCCGAGCTGGAAGCACAGGTACTTATGCGCAACCCGCACCTGCGCGCTATCCTGACCAATGCCGAGCAACTCTACCCACAGCCCGAGGTCATCAACGAAATTTCCTTTGCGCCAAAATCCTGCGTGGAAGACCATGTCCTTCTGTGCGGCGATGCTGCCGGTCTGATTACACCCTTGTGCGGCAACGGCATGGCCATGGCGCTGCACGGTGCCTGCCTAGCGGCTAAGCACGCGCACCAGTTTTTGCAGGGCCATAGCAGTAGGGTAGCGCTGGAAACAGCTTATGCCCGCAGCTGGCAGCAGCAGTTTGGTGCCCGCCTGCGGGTAGGGCGGCTGGTACAGCGGCTGTTTGGGCAGCCCCACCTCAGCAACTGGGTAGTGGGCGGGCTGCGCCACTGGCCCGGCGCAGTGCAGGCCTTGGTAGCCCGCACGCACGGCCAGCCTTTTTGA
- a CDS encoding T9SS type A sorting domain-containing protein, with the protein MMKRLRYFLFISLTASASFIGSALPTCAAAQVASPRAGFAKPIPADEKSVLVYPNPSTGIVHLTINGFENRRVELRVLNVIGSVVYRELLTELSDRTTKTLDLSKISSGLYYIKLEGDNVSEMRKLVIR; encoded by the coding sequence ATGATGAAACGGTTACGTTATTTTCTTTTCATCTCGTTAACGGCTAGCGCCAGCTTTATCGGCAGTGCGTTGCCCACTTGCGCGGCGGCTCAAGTAGCTAGTCCGCGCGCAGGTTTCGCCAAACCTATTCCGGCAGATGAAAAATCAGTGCTGGTGTATCCTAACCCCAGCACCGGCATCGTGCACCTCACCATCAATGGGTTTGAGAACCGACGCGTAGAGTTGCGGGTGCTGAATGTGATTGGCTCGGTAGTCTACCGTGAATTACTTACAGAGCTAAGCGACCGAACCACCAAAACACTAGACCTAAGCAAGATATCCAGCGGCCTTTACTACATCAAGCTAGAGGGCGACAACGTAAGCGAGATGCGCAAGCTGGTGATTCGTTAG
- a CDS encoding PAS domain-containing hybrid sensor histidine kinase/response regulator: MSSIAYRHLQRRLRQMTRAQMATTTELRELRAQLAQQGLAAARQMSTLLQTMSTAILAENQARQVALVNQRFCDMVGLTEPPETYVGYSHDRMRHVLARCFQKPVLVSDTIERAIAEQSRISGQLLRLRNGRILQQEYLPVLQDGKTVLHLWSLEDVTEREQAQEKIRQYSLLSEHSPNPFIRFDHVGRAQYANPAAEPLLQVLEKPLEAETRDFVRHEIAQALQQNQTRTTERRLGGHFYHWQIVPFPEEQSAIIYLTDITDRRRAEAELLHSQLFVSRINDTVPSMVFLFDLTQNNLTYSNRQSELLLGYTETDLKAMGPAVIHQLMTPETIEEVISRWPKEGRFPQQQALVFEYQIRRRDGEWRWLRLQLAAFTRQPNGEPSQLIGSAQDVTATRQIQEELRHSRLLTDRITSLAPNLIYTFDARQNSFIYVNHYSITALGYTPDELIAFGTTAAEKIIVPSELAKLEQHNTEIQHAADGDVYTVELAFLHRDGSTRWFRCSHTPFERNENGLLRLMLGTAEDITQWKIADEQRRLANYRLAEQNRLFRQVIDTITPLIYLKNEAGNYTLANQATAQLYGSSTTEIIRTPYKQLRADPSDLQRDHEYDLRVLRTEQTVDYEDTFTNPDGSVRWLHVIKQPFMLADGILQVLGVSTDITEVKRAQQELREAKEAAEATARTKQEFLANMSHEIRTPMNGILGIANLLAKTPLDEQQNQYLGHIRHSAEALLVVINDILAMAQLDAGKLQLESVSFDLRDVLYASQQVVQPRAAEKGVSLELELPPATTPTLVTGDPYRLRQVLLNLLSNAVKFTEHGRVLLACRRLSATHESPRFQFSVLDTGIGIPAEQLEHMFEPFTQASSSTAREYGGSGLGLSISRGLVELLGGTLSAESTVGEGSSFVFTLPFRPAEEATPTTSAEPTPRYHTLGKRRVLLAEDNAVNQFLVETLLSTWGMHVDTASSGSEALTLFWQHSYDVVLMDIQMPGMDGVEATRQLRRHPDPKRAATPVVALTAHALRDEAERYRTAGLDAYLSKPFREEDLFRTVSAVLQKQPVPTVAAPEPVPDNAPLYDLSGIRRLAHGNEGFVKRLVHLFIRTTPPCVREMEEHLEAGNWKSLGSTAHHLKSSLDGMHIRPLHATIRQLETCQQTPPDVATATHQVQEVRQVTEQVIAQLEQEFGAE, from the coding sequence ATGAGTTCTATCGCGTATCGCCACCTGCAGCGGCGTTTGCGGCAGATGACACGGGCTCAGATGGCTACCACCACCGAGCTGCGGGAGCTACGTGCGCAGCTTGCGCAGCAAGGCTTGGCGGCGGCAAGGCAGATGAGCACCCTGCTGCAAACGATGAGCACGGCCATTCTGGCCGAAAACCAGGCCCGTCAGGTTGCCTTGGTGAACCAGCGCTTCTGCGACATGGTAGGGCTGACGGAGCCACCCGAAACGTATGTAGGTTACTCGCACGACCGCATGCGCCACGTGTTAGCCCGCTGCTTTCAGAAACCCGTTCTGGTATCGGACACCATTGAGCGGGCTATTGCCGAGCAGAGCCGTATCAGCGGACAGCTGCTGCGGCTCCGCAACGGCCGGATCTTGCAGCAAGAATACCTACCCGTGCTACAAGACGGCAAAACGGTACTGCACCTGTGGAGCCTGGAAGATGTGACAGAGCGCGAGCAGGCACAAGAAAAGATCCGGCAGTACTCCCTGCTCTCAGAGCACAGCCCCAATCCGTTTATCCGGTTCGACCACGTGGGTAGGGCGCAGTACGCCAACCCGGCCGCCGAGCCGCTGCTGCAAGTGCTGGAAAAGCCCCTGGAAGCAGAAACCCGCGACTTTGTTCGCCACGAAATAGCGCAAGCTCTACAACAAAACCAGACTCGTACCACCGAGCGACGCTTGGGGGGGCACTTTTACCATTGGCAGATAGTGCCGTTTCCCGAGGAACAGTCGGCTATTATCTACCTAACCGATATCACCGACCGGCGACGGGCTGAAGCAGAGCTACTGCATAGCCAGCTGTTTGTATCGCGCATCAACGATACGGTGCCCAGCATGGTGTTTCTGTTTGACCTCACGCAGAACAACCTCACGTACTCCAACCGGCAATCGGAATTGCTGCTGGGCTATACGGAAACAGACCTAAAGGCAATGGGACCAGCCGTCATTCACCAACTGATGACGCCCGAAACAATAGAGGAAGTTATCAGTCGCTGGCCCAAAGAAGGCCGGTTTCCGCAGCAGCAGGCGCTGGTATTTGAATATCAAATACGCCGCCGCGATGGTGAGTGGCGCTGGCTGCGGTTGCAACTGGCAGCTTTTACCCGGCAGCCCAACGGTGAGCCCAGCCAGCTTATTGGCAGCGCGCAAGACGTTACAGCTACTCGGCAGATTCAGGAAGAACTGCGCCACAGTCGCCTGCTCACAGACCGCATCACCAGCCTGGCGCCCAATCTGATCTACACGTTTGATGCGCGGCAGAATTCGTTTATCTACGTCAACCACTATTCTATTACGGCGCTGGGCTACACACCAGACGAACTCATTGCCTTTGGCACCACCGCCGCAGAGAAGATAATTGTACCCAGCGAGCTGGCTAAGCTAGAGCAACACAATACGGAAATTCAGCATGCGGCAGATGGTGACGTATACACTGTAGAGTTGGCTTTTCTGCACCGCGATGGCTCTACCCGGTGGTTTCGGTGCAGCCACACACCATTTGAGCGCAACGAGAACGGCTTACTGCGCCTGATGCTGGGCACAGCCGAGGATATTACGCAGTGGAAAATTGCGGATGAGCAGCGCCGCCTAGCCAACTACCGGCTGGCTGAGCAAAACCGCTTGTTCCGGCAGGTTATCGATACCATCACGCCGCTCATCTACCTGAAAAACGAAGCCGGCAACTACACGCTGGCCAACCAGGCCACAGCGCAGCTCTACGGCTCGAGTACCACCGAGATTATTCGGACGCCCTACAAACAGCTGCGCGCCGACCCAAGCGACCTGCAACGGGACCACGAATATGATTTGCGGGTGTTGCGCACGGAGCAAACTGTAGATTACGAAGACACCTTCACTAATCCTGACGGCTCTGTCCGGTGGCTGCATGTCATCAAACAGCCCTTTATGCTGGCCGATGGCATACTGCAAGTGCTGGGAGTAAGCACCGACATCACAGAGGTGAAGCGCGCGCAGCAAGAATTGCGCGAGGCAAAAGAGGCTGCCGAGGCCACGGCACGTACTAAGCAGGAGTTCTTGGCCAACATGAGCCACGAGATCCGCACGCCCATGAACGGGATTCTGGGCATTGCCAATCTGTTGGCCAAAACACCGCTTGATGAACAACAGAATCAGTACCTGGGCCATATCCGGCACTCGGCCGAGGCGCTGTTGGTGGTTATCAATGATATTCTAGCCATGGCTCAACTCGACGCGGGCAAACTGCAATTGGAGTCGGTTTCGTTTGACCTGCGCGACGTGCTGTATGCCAGCCAGCAGGTGGTACAGCCCCGCGCCGCCGAGAAAGGCGTGTCGCTGGAGCTGGAGCTACCTCCTGCTACCACCCCTACCCTCGTTACGGGCGACCCTTACCGCTTGCGCCAGGTATTGCTCAACCTGCTCAGCAACGCTGTAAAGTTTACGGAGCACGGCCGGGTACTACTGGCTTGCCGCCGCCTGAGCGCCACCCACGAGTCACCGCGCTTTCAGTTTTCGGTGCTCGATACGGGCATCGGTATCCCGGCCGAGCAACTGGAACATATGTTTGAGCCCTTCACTCAGGCATCGTCGTCGACAGCCCGCGAGTATGGCGGCTCGGGCCTTGGCCTCAGCATTTCGCGCGGCCTGGTAGAGCTGCTAGGTGGCACACTCTCCGCCGAAAGCACGGTAGGCGAAGGCAGTTCTTTTGTATTTACGCTGCCTTTCCGGCCCGCCGAGGAGGCTACCCCTACCACGTCTGCCGAACCGACCCCACGCTACCACACGCTCGGCAAGCGCCGCGTGCTACTGGCCGAAGACAACGCTGTCAATCAGTTTTTGGTGGAAACGTTGCTGAGTACCTGGGGCATGCACGTGGATACCGCTTCTTCGGGCTCCGAAGCACTGACCTTGTTCTGGCAGCACTCCTACGATGTGGTATTGATGGACATTCAGATGCCAGGCATGGATGGTGTGGAGGCTACCCGTCAGCTCCGGCGTCACCCCGATCCGAAGCGAGCGGCTACCCCAGTGGTGGCCCTCACGGCTCACGCCCTGCGCGACGAAGCAGAGCGCTACCGCACGGCCGGCCTCGACGCCTACCTCTCGAAGCCATTCCGCGAGGAGGATCTGTTCCGGACCGTCTCGGCTGTGTTGCAGAAGCAGCCCGTGCCAACGGTAGCTGCGCCAGAGCCCGTTCCAGACAACGCCCCGCTTTACGACCTGAGCGGTATCCGCCGACTGGCGCACGGCAACGAGGGCTTTGTGAAGCGCCTAGTGCATCTGTTTATTCGTACTACCCCGCCGTGCGTGCGCGAGATGGAAGAGCACTTAGAGGCCGGCAATTGGAAGTCGCTGGGTTCCACGGCGCATCACCTCAAAAGCTCGCTCGATGGCATGCATATCCGGCCGCTGCACGCCACTATTCGCCAACTGGAAACTTGCCAGCAAACGCCACCTGATGTGGCTACTGCCACCCATCAGGTGCAAGAGGTACGACAGGTAACGGAACAAGTTATTGCGCAGTTAGAGCAGGAATTTGGGGCTGAATAG
- a CDS encoding sigma-54-dependent transcriptional regulator encodes MTASSTLRIFVVEDNAWYGELLEYKLSQNPEYIVRRFTTAQSCLDNLNEKPDLITLDYTLPDGTGDVVLRQIKERLPEVAVIIISGQEDVRTAVGLLRQGAYDYLVKDEETADRLWNTIGNVNQQLALRRENERLREQIGQKYDPQRAILGKSPQMQQLFSLVEKAARTNITVSLSGETGTGKELVAKAIHFRSERRNSAFVAVNVAAIPRELIESELFGHEKGAFTGAVSRRIGRFEEAHRGTLFLDEIAELDLNLQAKLLRVLQEREVMRVGGSAPIPFDARLMVATHRDLTEEVKQGRFREDLYYRLLGLPILLPPLRDRGQDVLLLAQSFLQAFCSQNGMADCRLSPDAQQKLLRYPFPGNVRELKAVVELAAVLADGDTIHPQDLSLRHASTTQESSLPDGDESLRTQTAAIVQRYLDNHNGNILQVAAKLQIGKSTIYRMIQNNEIRVN; translated from the coding sequence ATGACTGCATCTTCTACCCTTCGTATATTCGTTGTTGAGGACAACGCCTGGTACGGCGAACTACTTGAATATAAGCTCTCTCAGAATCCAGAGTACATCGTACGCCGCTTCACTACGGCGCAGTCTTGCTTGGATAACCTCAACGAAAAGCCTGATCTTATCACGCTGGACTATACACTGCCCGATGGTACCGGCGATGTAGTGCTGCGTCAGATAAAGGAGCGTTTGCCGGAAGTTGCCGTTATTATCATTTCGGGACAGGAGGACGTGCGAACGGCCGTAGGCCTGCTGCGCCAGGGTGCTTACGATTATCTTGTAAAAGATGAAGAAACCGCAGATCGGCTCTGGAATACCATTGGCAATGTCAATCAGCAGCTGGCGCTACGCCGGGAAAACGAACGGCTGCGGGAGCAAATTGGGCAGAAGTACGACCCCCAGCGTGCTATTTTGGGAAAAAGCCCCCAAATGCAACAATTATTTTCCTTGGTAGAGAAAGCGGCCCGCACCAACATCACCGTATCCTTGAGTGGAGAGACTGGTACAGGCAAAGAGTTGGTGGCCAAGGCTATTCACTTCCGTTCCGAGCGCCGCAACAGCGCGTTTGTGGCCGTAAACGTAGCCGCCATTCCGCGCGAGCTGATTGAGAGTGAGTTGTTTGGTCACGAAAAAGGTGCATTCACCGGTGCCGTGAGTCGGCGTATCGGGCGGTTTGAGGAAGCGCACCGGGGCACACTCTTTCTGGATGAAATCGCGGAGCTGGATCTGAATCTACAAGCTAAATTGCTGCGCGTGCTGCAAGAGCGGGAGGTGATGCGGGTAGGCGGCAGCGCCCCCATTCCATTTGATGCCCGCCTGATGGTAGCCACGCATCGCGACCTGACAGAAGAAGTGAAACAGGGCCGCTTCCGGGAAGATCTGTATTACCGGCTACTGGGCTTGCCTATTTTACTACCCCCTCTGCGCGACCGGGGTCAGGACGTGCTCCTACTAGCCCAGTCGTTCTTGCAGGCATTTTGCTCTCAAAATGGCATGGCCGATTGCCGCTTGTCGCCAGATGCTCAGCAGAAGCTGTTGCGCTACCCTTTCCCCGGCAACGTGCGCGAGTTGAAAGCGGTGGTAGAGCTGGCCGCCGTACTGGCCGACGGCGACACGATTCACCCGCAGGATCTGTCGCTCCGGCACGCTAGTACCACGCAAGAAAGCAGCCTACCAGACGGGGATGAGTCGTTGCGGACGCAAACTGCTGCCATTGTGCAGCGCTACCTCGACAACCACAATGGCAACATTCTGCAGGTGGCTGCGAAGCTGCAAATTGGAAAGTCTACTATCTATCGCATGATACAGAACAACGAGATTCGGGTTAACTAA
- a CDS encoding T9SS type A sorting domain-containing protein: protein MAETIKKGNRAGVVIGGDNSLLNLSVLNAVYVQTYLNETPVQRIPIAELVGIESSLTSSLRNNLPLFNNRPTRASFIASGDFNKIELVTGGLLNLSYGIRFYYAFGFDDQNSTIQYKGALSNNVSPVEGNEYSTQSRGANGLVCVNVNSNIDNPQNAANAGLTDFATFRNLLNISVLNCPSTLRVKLRSAVGPTGYRAGFVVSNGGLLDLNLLQNVRLSTYLDDALQQSASGANLLRVNVLPDNRYFLSFQTTKPFNHVEIRLNGAVNVLDNLNVYYGFGIEEAAFSDPEPVFSDFEDPTDKFRTATLTPNTDGVLNVSACASVLGSSCTGFVDPSFAAKRNLTTTYAQIKGSLVNLSVNQGLALAVKLNGANKVATGRAGKAGNRAGFVFDYTSNGGIIGNLLSAGVLSNFTITTYREDQSTARKGTATSALPTLVAVESVSGANLAQATLLGGSTGRQALSFVATQDFDWVELTTTNTVGTVQDTRIYYAFAEDLRGFFPENLVNPSNPLPVELASFTVRATAQGAELHWKTASEKNNSRFIVERAVQQGTDVAFQAIGQVAGAGTSTTAQQYRFLDATAAEQSASTVYYRLRQVDTNGQESFSPVVAATFEGRVLAASLQLAPNPAGATDWVRVQVGAASEITGQHLVVYDGQGRQVHSVAVTDHTTLLPTQSLSQGLYHVVLLNAAGKRLTSQRLIIAGR, encoded by the coding sequence ATGGCCGAGACTATCAAGAAAGGCAATCGGGCGGGCGTAGTGATAGGTGGCGACAACTCGCTACTGAATCTGTCCGTGCTGAATGCCGTGTACGTGCAAACCTACCTGAACGAAACGCCTGTGCAGCGCATCCCAATTGCTGAGCTAGTAGGAATTGAGTCGAGCCTTACTAGCTCGTTGCGCAACAATCTACCTTTGTTCAACAATCGTCCTACCCGGGCCAGCTTCATTGCCAGTGGCGATTTCAACAAAATAGAACTGGTGACAGGAGGATTGCTGAACCTGAGCTACGGCATACGCTTCTACTATGCCTTCGGCTTCGACGACCAGAATTCGACCATCCAGTATAAAGGAGCGTTGTCGAACAACGTTAGCCCCGTGGAGGGGAATGAGTACAGCACTCAGTCGCGCGGGGCGAATGGGTTGGTCTGTGTGAACGTGAATTCGAACATCGACAATCCACAGAATGCTGCCAATGCTGGCCTAACCGACTTTGCAACGTTCCGAAACCTGCTGAATATAAGCGTTCTGAATTGCCCGTCTACCCTGCGCGTGAAGCTACGTAGCGCAGTGGGTCCTACCGGGTACCGTGCTGGATTTGTGGTGAGCAACGGTGGGCTGCTCGATCTGAACTTGTTGCAGAATGTGCGCCTCAGCACTTACCTAGACGATGCACTACAGCAGAGCGCCTCTGGTGCCAACTTATTGCGGGTGAACGTGCTGCCTGATAACCGCTATTTTCTGAGCTTCCAGACGACCAAACCGTTCAACCACGTAGAAATTCGCCTGAACGGGGCTGTAAACGTCTTAGATAATCTGAACGTGTACTACGGCTTCGGCATTGAGGAAGCAGCTTTCAGTGACCCAGAACCCGTGTTTTCTGATTTCGAAGACCCGACCGATAAATTCCGGACTGCTACCCTCACCCCCAATACCGATGGTGTTCTAAACGTAAGTGCTTGCGCGTCGGTGCTTGGTAGCAGCTGCACGGGCTTTGTAGACCCCAGCTTTGCTGCCAAGCGTAACCTGACCACTACCTATGCCCAAATCAAAGGCTCGTTGGTGAACCTGAGCGTAAACCAGGGCTTGGCGCTAGCCGTGAAGCTTAATGGTGCGAATAAGGTAGCAACCGGTAGAGCGGGTAAAGCAGGCAACCGCGCCGGGTTTGTATTTGATTACACCAGCAACGGTGGAATAATAGGTAATTTGTTGAGTGCGGGTGTGTTATCCAACTTCACCATCACTACCTACCGCGAGGACCAAAGCACGGCCCGTAAGGGTACTGCTACCAGTGCCTTGCCGACCTTGGTGGCGGTAGAAAGTGTATCTGGGGCCAACTTGGCGCAGGCAACGCTGCTGGGCGGCAGCACCGGTCGACAAGCTCTGTCCTTCGTTGCCACACAGGATTTCGACTGGGTAGAGCTGACTACTACCAACACGGTAGGCACGGTGCAAGACACGCGTATTTACTACGCTTTTGCCGAGGATTTGCGCGGTTTCTTCCCCGAAAACCTGGTAAATCCATCCAACCCACTCCCCGTCGAGCTGGCAAGCTTTACCGTACGCGCTACCGCCCAGGGAGCCGAACTGCACTGGAAAACCGCCTCAGAGAAAAACAACAGCCGGTTTATAGTAGAGCGGGCCGTGCAGCAGGGCACCGACGTTGCGTTCCAGGCCATTGGACAGGTGGCTGGTGCAGGCACCAGCACCACGGCGCAGCAGTACCGCTTCCTGGATGCTACGGCAGCCGAACAAAGTGCCAGCACCGTGTACTACCGCTTGCGGCAGGTAGACACCAATGGGCAGGAGTCGTTTTCGCCGGTGGTAGCTGCCACGTTTGAAGGGCGGGTACTGGCTGCATCGCTGCAGTTGGCTCCTAATCCTGCTGGGGCTACCGATTGGGTACGCGTGCAGGTAGGGGCTGCCAGTGAAATAACCGGGCAGCACTTGGTGGTGTACGACGGACAGGGCCGGCAGGTGCATTCGGTGGCCGTAACAGACCATACTACCCTGCTTCCAACGCAGAGTTTAAGTCAGGGGCTCTACCACGTGGTCCTGCTGAACGCCGCGGGCAAGCGCCTCACCAGCCAACGCCTCATCATTGCAGGACGCTAA
- a CDS encoding DUF4468 domain-containing protein, which yields MKNSLLGFLLSSLLLLSLSSLAQSTSPIAYGEQVQASGAGRRALYQHALAWSEKGFTYAPKTDVKADAAAGTLQLRGTSKVKTLNNNKPVETAVRFEFVFRATDNGYDYNIGSFEVVPNNKQPTVTVQLDDYIAQLAADRDNSRTNNDRRVRAQASSLASEVALSFRSYMNSHEGESDDTIGLK from the coding sequence ATGAAAAACTCTTTACTCGGTTTTCTGCTAAGCAGTCTGTTACTGCTATCCTTGTCGTCGCTGGCGCAGTCTACCAGTCCCATTGCCTACGGTGAGCAAGTACAGGCATCGGGGGCCGGGCGCCGGGCACTATACCAGCACGCCCTGGCCTGGAGCGAAAAGGGGTTTACGTATGCGCCCAAAACTGACGTAAAGGCCGACGCAGCGGCAGGCACGCTCCAGCTGCGTGGCACTAGCAAAGTGAAAACACTCAACAACAATAAACCCGTTGAAACGGCAGTCCGCTTTGAGTTTGTATTTCGTGCTACAGATAATGGCTACGACTATAATATAGGGTCTTTTGAGGTAGTACCCAACAATAAGCAACCTACTGTTACTGTGCAACTAGACGACTACATAGCTCAGCTGGCTGCTGACCGTGACAATAGCCGCACTAACAACGACCGACGCGTACGGGCCCAGGCATCGTCGCTGGCTAGCGAGGTAGCATTGTCCTTTCGATCGTATATGAACAGCCACGAAGGTGAAAGCGACGATACAATAGGACTCAAGTAG
- the pyrF gene encoding orotidine-5'-phosphate decarboxylase → MNKLLSRVQRVDSLLCVGLDPIGEDAQVGSRLGEVIDQTADHVAAFKPNLAFFLSRENGVQLLRDTIQRIPKDIPVILDGKFGDISNTADHYARFAYDVVGADAVTVNPYMGDDAIWPFLREGKMAFVLAKTSNQPTHSLQDVALTRGGMLSDQAARISRQLDEENGGVGLVVGATQPDAMLRVRELCPDQWFLVPGVGAQGGDLAATLRAGLRPDGLGVLINSSRAIWQAADASAAARELKGQINEHRQITKANTVS, encoded by the coding sequence ATGAACAAGCTGCTTTCCCGTGTGCAACGCGTTGATTCGCTGCTCTGTGTGGGGCTCGACCCTATCGGTGAAGACGCCCAGGTAGGAAGCCGATTGGGCGAAGTAATTGACCAAACCGCCGACCACGTAGCGGCCTTCAAGCCCAACCTGGCCTTTTTTCTGAGCCGGGAAAATGGCGTGCAGTTGCTGCGCGACACTATCCAGCGCATTCCAAAGGATATTCCGGTGATTCTGGACGGCAAGTTTGGTGACATTTCCAACACCGCAGACCACTACGCCCGCTTTGCCTACGACGTGGTAGGGGCCGATGCCGTGACGGTGAATCCGTATATGGGCGACGATGCCATTTGGCCCTTTCTGCGCGAGGGTAAAATGGCTTTCGTACTGGCCAAAACCAGCAATCAGCCTACCCACTCGCTGCAGGATGTGGCCCTTACCCGGGGCGGTATGCTCAGCGACCAAGCCGCCCGCATCAGTCGCCAGCTGGATGAGGAAAACGGTGGGGTAGGGCTGGTGGTAGGTGCCACCCAGCCCGACGCCATGCTGCGCGTGCGCGAACTTTGCCCCGACCAATGGTTCTTGGTGCCCGGCGTGGGTGCCCAGGGCGGCGACCTAGCTGCTACCCTCCGCGCCGGCCTGCGCCCCGATGGCCTAGGTGTACTCATTAATTCTTCGCGCGCCATCTGGCAGGCGGCCGATGCCAGTGCCGCTGCTCGAGAACTAAAGGGGCAGATTAATGAGCACCGGCAGATAACGAAAGCAAATACTGTGTCCTAA
- the pyrE gene encoding orotate phosphoribosyltransferase codes for MTTHTSLPSETLEQQLVQEDALLRGHFRLSSGLHSDTYVQCARFLRRPDLAAPAAAELAAQIRAAGLQPDTVVGPAMGGVVIGYELARQLGVPGIFTERDADGQMTLRRGFTIEPGERIIIAEDVVTTGKSTNEVARLLTEMGAEILAVASLIDRTSGKAELSFPNFALLPVTAATYAPDDCPLCRAGIPVVKPGSRPDKAFS; via the coding sequence TTGACCACCCACACCTCCCTACCCTCCGAAACCTTGGAACAGCAACTAGTGCAAGAAGACGCACTATTGCGTGGGCACTTCCGCCTGTCTTCTGGGTTGCATTCTGATACGTACGTGCAGTGCGCCCGTTTCTTGCGCCGCCCCGATCTGGCTGCTCCCGCCGCCGCTGAGTTAGCCGCTCAAATTCGGGCCGCCGGGTTGCAGCCCGATACCGTGGTAGGACCCGCCATGGGCGGCGTTGTGATTGGCTACGAGCTGGCCCGGCAGTTGGGCGTGCCCGGTATTTTCACGGAGCGCGACGCCGACGGGCAAATGACGCTACGTCGGGGCTTCACCATAGAGCCCGGTGAGCGGATTATTATTGCAGAAGACGTAGTGACTACGGGCAAGAGCACCAACGAAGTAGCGCGTCTGCTGACCGAAATGGGAGCAGAAATTTTGGCGGTGGCAAGTTTAATTGACCGCACGAGTGGGAAAGCTGAGCTTTCTTTTCCGAACTTTGCACTGCTGCCGGTTACGGCGGCCACCTACGCACCCGATGATTGCCCGCTGTGTCGGGCAGGTATTCCGGTAGTGAAGCCCGGCAGCCGGCCGGACAAAGCGTTTTCTTAA